A section of the Tenrec ecaudatus isolate mTenEca1 chromosome 15, mTenEca1.hap1, whole genome shotgun sequence genome encodes:
- the LOC142427672 gene encoding uncharacterized protein LOC142427672, which translates to MTSHNQHMRTQSGERPYECKECEKTFTKSSHLIQHMRVHSGDRPYECKQCNRAFTHSTTLSVHKRIHSGERPYECKECEKTFTRSSQLTQHKRIHNGVRPYECKQCKKTFTQKTSLNQHLRTHSGEKPYECKECKRTFTQSASLNKHKIIHSGERPYACKECEKTFTQMSRLNEHMRTHSGERPYECKECEKTFTRSSQLTQHKRIHNGVRPYECKQCNKAFTQSTDLNVHMRIHNGQRPYECKECKKTFTQMTSLNQHVRTHSGEKPYECKECKRTFSQSASLNKHMRIHSGERPYQCK; encoded by the coding sequence ATGACTAGCcacaatcaacatatgagaactcaaagtggagagaggccttatgaatgcaaGGAATGTGAGAAAACTTTTACTAAATCCTCACACCTCATTCAACATATGAGAGTTCACAGTGGAgacaggccttatgaatgtaagcaatGTAACAGAGCTTTTACTCATTCTACTACCCTCAGTGTACataagagaattcacagtggagagaggccttatgaatgcaaGGAATGTGAGAAAACGTTTACTCGATCATCACAACTCACTcaacataagagaattcacaatggagtgaggccttatgaatgtaaacaATGTAAGAAAACTTTTACTCAAAAGACTAGCCTCAATCAACATCtgagaactcacagtggagaaaAACCTTATGAATGCAAGGAATGTAAAAGAACTTTTACTCAATCAGCCTCCCTCAATAAACATAAGataattcacagtggagagaggccttatgcatgtaaggaatgtgagaaaACTTTTACTCAAATGAGCAGGCTAAATGAACATatgagaactcacagtggagagaggccttatgaatgtaaggaatgtgaaaAAACGTTTACTCGATCCTCACAACTCACTcaacataagagaattcacaatggagtgaggccttatgaatgtaagcaatGTAACAAAGCTTTTACTCAATCTACTGACCTCAATGTACATATGCGAATTCACAATGGACAgagaccttatgaatgtaaggaatgtaagaAAACCTTTACTCAAATGACTAGCCTCAATCAACATGtaagaactcacagtggagagaagccgtatgaatgtaaggaatgtaaaaGAACTTTTTCTCAATCAGCCTccctcaataaacatatgagaattcacagtggagagaggccttatcaaTGTAAGTAA